A window of the Streptomyces sp. NBC_00250 genome harbors these coding sequences:
- the dnaB gene encoding replicative DNA helicase, protein MTTDIAPDMWDDAPAAPAYDRQLPQDMDAEQSVLGGMMLSKDAIMDVVEIVTGADFYKPAHETIFDAITTLNAKGEPADPVTVTNLLRERGDLQRVGGINAAYNLVQATPTAANASYYAEIVREKAVLRSLVKAGTKIAALGYSGGGANETADAAMAELNAAVQIRDSADSALLGEDAEDMVTELEELQKNGRAYGVPTGFADLDDLTHGLHPGQMVIVAGRPAMGKSTLGVDFLRACTIKHNRPAVMFSLEMSRRDVQHRIMSAEARVGLHHIRGGSMSDSDWARYAEALPRFTSAPLTIDATPGQTVMQIKARSRKLKQRHGLDLIVIDYLQLLESGTSRGRDNRQQEVSDMSRNVKLMALELEVPVVVLCQLNRGPEQRQDKRPMVSDLRESGSLEQDADIVILVHRDDAYNRESERAGEVDLIVGKHRNGSPSTITVANQLHYSRFVDMAHT, encoded by the coding sequence ATGACCACCGACATCGCGCCCGACATGTGGGACGACGCCCCCGCTGCTCCCGCCTACGACCGGCAGCTCCCGCAGGACATGGATGCCGAGCAGTCCGTTCTCGGCGGAATGATGCTCTCCAAGGACGCCATCATGGACGTCGTCGAGATCGTCACCGGCGCCGACTTCTACAAGCCCGCCCACGAGACCATCTTTGACGCGATCACCACACTGAATGCCAAGGGCGAGCCGGCCGACCCCGTCACGGTCACCAACCTGCTCCGCGAGCGAGGCGATCTCCAGCGCGTCGGCGGCATCAACGCGGCGTACAACCTGGTGCAGGCGACACCCACCGCGGCGAACGCCAGCTACTACGCCGAGATCGTCCGTGAGAAAGCCGTCCTCCGCAGCCTGGTCAAAGCGGGCACCAAGATCGCCGCGTTGGGCTACTCCGGCGGCGGCGCGAACGAGACCGCAGACGCCGCCATGGCCGAGCTCAACGCCGCAGTCCAGATCCGCGACAGTGCCGACTCGGCCCTCCTCGGCGAGGACGCCGAGGACATGGTCACCGAACTCGAAGAGCTTCAGAAGAACGGTCGCGCCTACGGCGTTCCCACCGGATTTGCCGACCTGGACGACCTGACCCACGGCCTCCACCCCGGCCAGATGGTCATCGTGGCCGGCCGTCCCGCCATGGGGAAGTCCACCCTGGGCGTCGACTTCCTGCGCGCTTGCACGATCAAGCACAACCGGCCGGCCGTCATGTTCAGCCTGGAGATGTCCCGGCGCGACGTCCAGCACCGCATCATGTCCGCCGAAGCGCGGGTCGGCCTCCATCACATCCGCGGCGGGTCGATGTCCGACTCGGACTGGGCCCGCTATGCGGAAGCCCTTCCACGGTTCACCTCCGCGCCGCTGACGATCGACGCAACCCCCGGCCAGACCGTTATGCAGATCAAGGCCCGCTCCCGGAAGCTCAAGCAGCGCCACGGCCTCGACCTCATCGTCATCGACTACCTCCAGCTCCTCGAATCAGGCACCTCCCGCGGCCGCGACAACCGGCAGCAGGAAGTCTCAGACATGAGCCGCAACGTGAAGCTCATGGCGCTGGAGCTCGAAGTCCCCGTCGTCGTCCTCTGCCAGCTCAACCGCGGGCCCGAGCAGCGGCAGGACAAGCGGCCCATGGTCTCCGACCTCCGCGAGTCCGGATCCCTTGAGCAGGACGCCGACATCGTGATCCTCGTCCACCGCGACGACGCCTACAACCGCGAGTCCGAGCGCGCCGGTGAAGTCGACCTCATCGTCGGCAAGCACC
- a CDS encoding ATP-binding protein yields MQWTPPIDPAQDDLEPLLASQGRTADWLNTDDGDPYGPSNVARWSSHQVAKQIPLRYRAAHPQEPEVRTWIADLIDRAAAEQTRRKAPVASVTAGPSLLLLGPTGVGKTYEAYGAMRELAVTGTVARWVVVTAADLYAQLQPRHGIDSEAEFQRYAKAPILLVDDLGAGGKISEFTESINFRLVNHRYENELPTLITSNVLPKDLAARLGDRVTSRLAEMCRRVVITGQDRRRAMAA; encoded by the coding sequence ATGCAGTGGACACCGCCCATCGACCCCGCCCAGGACGACCTTGAGCCCCTGCTCGCATCCCAGGGCCGAACCGCCGACTGGCTCAACACCGACGACGGCGACCCCTACGGACCGTCCAACGTCGCCCGCTGGAGCAGCCACCAGGTTGCCAAGCAGATCCCCCTCCGCTACCGCGCCGCACACCCCCAGGAGCCGGAGGTCCGCACCTGGATCGCCGACCTGATCGACCGCGCCGCCGCCGAGCAGACGCGTCGAAAGGCTCCCGTCGCCAGCGTCACGGCCGGACCTTCGCTGCTGCTCCTCGGACCCACCGGCGTCGGCAAGACCTACGAGGCCTACGGCGCCATGCGCGAACTCGCCGTCACCGGCACCGTCGCCCGCTGGGTTGTCGTCACCGCGGCCGACTTGTACGCCCAGCTGCAGCCCCGCCACGGCATCGACTCCGAAGCCGAGTTCCAGCGCTATGCCAAGGCCCCCATCCTCCTCGTCGACGACCTCGGCGCCGGCGGCAAGATCTCCGAGTTCACCGAGAGCATCAACTTCCGCCTGGTCAACCACCGGTACGAGAACGAGCTGCCGACGCTCATCACGTCCAACGTGCTGCCGAAGGATCTCGCGGCCCGCCTCGGTGACCGGGTCACTTCCCGCCTTGCCGAGATGTGCCGACGCGTCGTCATCACCGGCCAGGACCGCCGTCGGGCGATGGCCGCATGA
- a CDS encoding recombinase RecT: protein MSQIGNEIARQSHTPAAMIEQYKPELAVVAASHVRVDTFARLAVGVLRQNEKLAAAAQNNPGSLMSALMTAARLGLEPGTEQFYLRPIKRKGQLEVQGIVGYQGIVELIYNAGAAQSVVVEVVRTNDEFAWTPGALDDHRPPRWPGAMKQPHHKVDWFGDRGPLVGAYAYAVMQGGAISKVVVLNRDHIARAKAKSDGADSDYSPWRTDEEAMWLKTAARRLGKWVPTSAEKRSGVIERLDAPALPLGEIDPDEDEPIDGELVD from the coding sequence ATGAGCCAGATCGGCAACGAGATCGCCCGCCAGTCCCACACGCCAGCGGCCATGATCGAGCAGTACAAGCCGGAGCTCGCCGTCGTCGCCGCCAGCCACGTGCGTGTCGACACCTTCGCCCGCCTCGCCGTCGGCGTCCTCCGCCAGAACGAGAAGCTCGCCGCCGCCGCCCAGAACAACCCCGGCAGCCTCATGAGCGCCCTCATGACCGCCGCCCGCCTCGGCCTCGAGCCCGGCACCGAGCAGTTCTACCTGAGGCCCATCAAGCGCAAGGGTCAGCTCGAAGTCCAGGGCATCGTCGGCTACCAGGGCATCGTCGAGCTCATCTACAACGCCGGCGCCGCCCAGTCCGTCGTCGTCGAAGTCGTCCGCACCAACGACGAGTTCGCATGGACGCCCGGCGCCCTCGACGACCACCGGCCACCGCGCTGGCCCGGCGCCATGAAGCAGCCCCACCACAAGGTCGACTGGTTCGGCGACCGCGGCCCGCTCGTCGGCGCCTACGCCTACGCCGTCATGCAGGGCGGGGCGATCAGCAAGGTCGTCGTCCTCAACCGCGACCACATCGCCCGCGCCAAGGCCAAGTCCGACGGCGCCGACAGCGACTACAGCCCGTGGCGCACCGACGAAGAGGCCATGTGGCTTAAGACGGCGGCCCGACGGCTCGGCAAGTGGGTACCCACCTCGGCCGAGAAGCGCAGCGGGGTCATCGAGCGCCTCGACGCACCCGCCCTCCCGCTCGGCGAGATCGACCCCGACGAGGACGAGCCCATCGACGGCGAACTCGTCGACTGA
- a CDS encoding YqaJ viral recombinase family nuclease, giving the protein MIAVQPPTGILLGQYTPGTPEWEKARGGLCITATEIAAVVNLSPWQSRFSLWHKKAGLPTPPFESNPAVEWGNRLEAAVAQKWSDGHGVELHETGTWRHRDRDWQRATPDRIGDNSLVEVKTSPFGEGWGPAGSDEIPVYYRCQVQWQMDVTGYRTTHIALLVSGHDYREYVVEYDADDAQILRDAAERFLDDVRRGNRPPIDGADATYQTIRVQPHGRDDIDVEIPLELAARYEVIGDQRRTVDTEFTQVRGEVLDHIGNGYRAVCGERRIAYRTVNTDGTTLALQPYRSHSA; this is encoded by the coding sequence GTGATCGCCGTCCAGCCCCCGACCGGGATCCTCCTCGGCCAGTACACCCCCGGCACACCCGAGTGGGAGAAGGCCCGTGGCGGCCTGTGCATCACCGCCACCGAGATCGCCGCGGTCGTCAACCTCTCCCCGTGGCAGTCCCGCTTCAGCCTCTGGCACAAGAAGGCCGGCCTGCCCACCCCGCCGTTCGAGTCCAACCCGGCCGTCGAATGGGGCAACCGGCTCGAAGCGGCCGTCGCCCAGAAGTGGTCCGACGGGCACGGCGTCGAACTCCACGAGACCGGCACATGGCGGCACCGCGACCGGGACTGGCAGCGCGCCACCCCCGACCGTATCGGCGACAACTCCCTCGTCGAGGTCAAGACGTCCCCGTTCGGTGAAGGCTGGGGCCCGGCCGGCAGCGACGAGATCCCCGTCTACTACCGCTGCCAGGTCCAGTGGCAGATGGATGTCACCGGCTACCGCACCACCCACATCGCGCTCCTCGTCTCCGGCCACGACTACCGCGAGTACGTCGTCGAGTACGACGCCGACGACGCGCAGATCCTCCGTGACGCGGCCGAGCGGTTCCTCGACGACGTGCGCCGCGGCAACCGGCCCCCCATCGACGGAGCCGACGCCACCTACCAGACCATCCGCGTCCAGCCCCACGGCCGCGACGACATCGACGTCGAGATCCCCCTCGAACTCGCCGCCCGCTACGAGGTCATCGGCGACCAGCGCCGCACCGTCGACACCGAGTTCACCCAAGTCCGCGGCGAAGTCCTCGACCACATCGGCAACGGCTACCGCGCCGTCTGCGGCGAGCGTCGCATCGCCTACCGCACGGTCAACACCGACGGCACCACCCTCGCCCTCCAGCCGTACAGGAGCCACAGCGCATGA
- a CDS encoding helix-turn-helix domain-containing protein: protein MHQAPTTIQVDGAELRERRKAAGLEIDDLATAAGISRSHLSHLETGSRTRMRPASHKRLFAALAAAERAQPDKE from the coding sequence ATGCACCAAGCGCCAACCACCATCCAGGTGGACGGGGCAGAGCTGCGCGAACGACGCAAGGCCGCAGGTCTCGAAATCGACGACCTCGCCACAGCCGCCGGCATAAGCCGCTCGCACCTGAGCCACCTGGAAACCGGGTCCCGCACCCGGATGCGACCCGCCAGCCATAAGCGTCTGTTCGCCGCCCTCGCGGCGGCCGAACGGGCCCAGCCCGACAAGGAGTGA
- a CDS encoding tyrosine-type recombinase/integrase, protein MANVDQHVHIEWRGGTCRVKWWSGEYLPNGRKRYESKGGFTDEDEAYRHGQDKLYEIRHGTHVSNRSRATLMGEWLDDWLAAMNYAFTTEVAYRSRVEAHIRPYFGRMAIGDIDTLAYRAFKKHIEQTVGTTTAKNVLSTLGMILDDAVPRLIKVSPVERTKRRGKFTKRPKERKRDVTEETVEALARNARVLLGEPGYVMIWTMAVTGMRPGELFGLTREYCYPAWPAADLRLDRDEIDRYEEDLERYGKGGDLMPAIRVERQVQRTKRVKGAEFFPPKYGSQRTLVIPPFLADMLEGVLASHASRWVFPAYRGGCLAAGDFNGDYWYEIRGGADERPKGPGVRIPRPAIPPVPEFEGRRMYLLRHAHKAWLDEELEHSRYAVEARMGHEMGGVEGVYSSVTVPMERAIMKTLQQRWEGFQEREAKRAQT, encoded by the coding sequence ATGGCCAACGTCGACCAGCACGTCCACATCGAGTGGCGCGGTGGCACCTGCCGCGTGAAGTGGTGGTCCGGCGAGTACCTCCCCAACGGCCGCAAGCGCTACGAGTCCAAGGGCGGCTTCACCGACGAGGACGAGGCGTATCGGCACGGGCAGGACAAGCTGTACGAGATCCGGCACGGCACCCACGTGTCCAACCGGAGCAGAGCGACACTCATGGGCGAATGGCTGGACGACTGGCTGGCCGCCATGAACTACGCCTTCACCACCGAGGTCGCCTACCGGTCGCGGGTCGAAGCCCACATCCGGCCTTACTTCGGGCGCATGGCGATCGGCGACATCGACACCCTTGCCTACCGTGCGTTCAAGAAGCACATCGAGCAGACCGTCGGGACGACGACGGCGAAGAACGTCCTGTCGACCCTCGGCATGATCCTGGACGACGCAGTCCCCCGCCTGATCAAGGTCTCCCCCGTCGAGCGCACGAAGCGTCGAGGGAAGTTCACGAAGCGGCCGAAGGAGCGCAAGCGCGACGTCACCGAGGAGACCGTCGAGGCACTCGCCCGCAACGCCCGCGTCCTGCTGGGCGAGCCGGGCTACGTGATGATCTGGACCATGGCTGTGACGGGGATGCGGCCGGGTGAGCTGTTCGGCCTGACGCGCGAGTACTGCTACCCGGCGTGGCCGGCCGCGGACTTGAGGCTCGACCGGGACGAGATCGACCGGTACGAGGAGGACCTGGAGCGCTACGGCAAGGGCGGCGATCTCATGCCGGCCATCCGGGTCGAGCGGCAGGTCCAGCGCACCAAGAGGGTGAAGGGCGCCGAGTTCTTCCCGCCGAAGTACGGCAGCCAGCGCACCCTGGTCATCCCGCCGTTCCTGGCGGACATGCTGGAGGGCGTGCTGGCCTCACACGCGAGCCGCTGGGTCTTCCCGGCCTACCGCGGCGGCTGCCTCGCCGCCGGCGACTTCAACGGCGACTACTGGTACGAGATCCGCGGCGGCGCCGACGAGCGGCCCAAGGGCCCGGGGGTCAGGATTCCGCGTCCCGCGATCCCGCCGGTGCCCGAGTTCGAGGGCCGGCGCATGTACTTGCTGCGGCACGCGCACAAGGCGTGGCTGGACGAGGAGCTGGAGCACAGCCGCTATGCGGTCGAGGCTCGCATGGGTCACGAGATGGGCGGCGTGGAGGGCGTCTACAGCAGCGTGACAGTGCCGATGGAACGCGCCATCATGAAGACACTGCAGCAGCGGTGGGAAGGGTTCCAGGAGCGCGAGGCCAAGCGCGCCCAGACCTAG
- a CDS encoding STM4014 family protein, translating to MTARPRLVVVGDPAGRRVAFFQDALRTAGLPGARVVSWPEVLRGAARFSEGETVRLDSPGEDPEADRLLREVDDPARVEGTGRWYERFVAATADLARSVTGAGAVLVDDPAELAALFDKRLSHGLLHAAGVPVPESPTSGPSAPAVRGWEDVKSLTAESGLRRFFVKLAHGSSASGVLAVETNAAGRVHATTSVERGPDGPLFNSLRVRRYTSEHEVAAIVDALAPDGLHVERWLPKAAQGGRAADLRVVVIDGRATHAVLRTSRSPMTNLHLGGTRGDLDAARAAIAGAGARWSDALDVCERAAAVFPGTRCVGVDLLPATGWRRFAVGEVNAFGDLLPGLTGLPGSGAEGLDTYAAQVAAQFPDSRTPHTTTRITRTTGTSTA from the coding sequence ATGACCGCCCGCCCGCGCCTCGTGGTCGTCGGTGATCCGGCGGGCCGCCGCGTCGCGTTCTTCCAGGACGCGCTGCGGACCGCCGGGCTGCCCGGGGCGCGGGTGGTGTCCTGGCCCGAGGTGCTGCGCGGTGCGGCGCGGTTCTCGGAGGGCGAGACCGTACGCCTGGACTCGCCCGGGGAGGATCCGGAGGCCGACCGGCTCCTTCGGGAGGTCGACGATCCGGCCCGGGTCGAGGGCACCGGCCGCTGGTACGAGCGGTTCGTCGCCGCCACGGCGGATCTCGCCCGGTCCGTCACCGGGGCGGGCGCCGTTCTCGTGGACGACCCCGCCGAGCTCGCGGCCCTGTTCGACAAGCGGCTGAGCCACGGCCTGCTCCACGCGGCCGGGGTGCCGGTGCCCGAGTCGCCGACCTCCGGCCCCTCCGCCCCGGCCGTGCGCGGCTGGGAGGACGTCAAGTCCCTGACCGCCGAGTCCGGTCTGCGCCGGTTCTTCGTGAAGCTCGCGCACGGCTCCTCCGCTTCGGGAGTGCTCGCGGTCGAGACGAACGCCGCGGGCCGGGTCCACGCCACCACATCGGTGGAGCGCGGGCCGGACGGGCCTCTCTTCAACTCCCTTCGGGTCCGGCGCTACACGAGCGAGCACGAGGTCGCCGCGATCGTGGACGCCCTCGCCCCGGACGGTCTGCACGTCGAGCGGTGGCTGCCCAAGGCCGCCCAGGGCGGCCGGGCGGCCGACCTGCGGGTGGTGGTGATCGACGGCCGGGCCACCCACGCCGTGCTGCGCACCAGCCGCTCCCCCATGACCAATCTGCATCTGGGCGGCACCCGGGGCGACCTCGACGCGGCCCGGGCCGCGATCGCCGGGGCCGGCGCCCGGTGGTCGGACGCGCTCGACGTGTGCGAGCGGGCCGCCGCCGTCTTCCCCGGCACCCGGTGCGTCGGCGTCGACCTGCTGCCCGCCACGGGCTGGCGCCGCTTCGCCGTGGGCGAGGTCAACGCCTTCGGCGATCTGCTGCCGGGCCTCACGGGCCTGCCCGGCAGCGGCGCCGAGGGCCTCGACACGTACGCGGCCCAGGTCGCCGCCCAGTTCCCGGACAGCCGTACCCCGCACACCACCACCCGCATCACCCGCACCACAGGAACGAGCACCGCGTGA
- a CDS encoding STM4013/SEN3800 family hydrolase, translating to MNTIVGSHDLLLVTLDTLRYDVAVELAAEGRIPNLARQLPGGVWERRHAPGSFTYASHQAIFAGFLPTPATPGPHPRLFAARFAGSESTADGTYVHDTPDLVSALAAEGYRTVCVGGVGFFNKQPPLGSVLPGLFQESHWEPAFGVASPTSFESQVARAEEVVAGLPHERRLFLFVNVSALHQPNWFHLPDATREAGDSRATHAAALEYVDRHIGRLFAAMSSRRPCFAIVCSDHGTAYGEDGHTGHRLGHEVVWTVPYAQFELAGPKREAVA from the coding sequence ATGAACACGATCGTCGGGAGCCACGATCTGCTCCTGGTCACCCTCGACACGCTGCGGTACGACGTGGCGGTCGAGCTCGCGGCCGAGGGCCGCATCCCGAACCTGGCCCGCCAGCTGCCCGGCGGCGTCTGGGAGCGGCGGCACGCGCCCGGCAGCTTCACCTACGCCTCCCACCAGGCGATCTTCGCCGGTTTCCTGCCGACCCCGGCCACTCCGGGCCCGCACCCGCGCCTGTTCGCGGCGCGCTTCGCGGGCAGCGAGTCGACCGCCGACGGCACCTACGTCCACGACACCCCGGACCTCGTGTCCGCTCTCGCGGCCGAGGGCTACCGGACGGTCTGCGTCGGCGGCGTCGGCTTCTTCAACAAGCAGCCGCCGCTCGGTTCCGTGCTCCCCGGCCTCTTCCAGGAGAGCCACTGGGAGCCCGCGTTCGGTGTCGCCTCCCCGACCTCCTTCGAGTCCCAGGTCGCCCGCGCCGAGGAGGTCGTCGCCGGTCTCCCGCACGAGCGGCGGCTCTTCCTCTTCGTCAACGTGTCCGCCCTGCACCAGCCCAACTGGTTCCACCTGCCGGACGCCACCCGCGAGGCCGGCGACTCCCGGGCCACCCACGCGGCCGCCCTCGAATACGTCGACCGGCACATCGGTCGGCTCTTCGCCGCGATGAGCAGCCGCCGCCCGTGCTTCGCGATCGTCTGCTCCGACCACGGCACCGCGTACGGGGAGGACGGCCACACCGGGCACCGGCTCGGCCACGAGGTCGTGTGGACCGTCCCGTACGCGCAGTTCGAGCTCGCGGGCCCGAAGCGGGAGGCCGTGGCATGA
- a CDS encoding STM4012 family radical SAM protein — protein MSDGTIPRPYRSYVYAYPHKTAYRPLPDPAPSLAALWRDEPKDALSLYAHIPFCEVRCGFCNLFTRIGAPDELTTRYLDALDRQATTVREALGDEAPVRFATAAFGGGTPTFLTAGELERLCDIAEKRMGVDLRAVPLSVETSPATATADRLALLADRGATRLSIGVQSFVEAEARAAVRPQRRADVESALGRIRDTGVPVLNIDLIYGIDGQTEESWRSSLDAALAWRPEELYLYPLYVRPLTGLGRISPAADREWDEQRLRLYRGGRDHLLAHGYEQVSMRMFRRTDAAPLGPDDYACQTDGMIGLGCGARSYTSALHYSFDYAVDMREIRTIIDAYTEAADFSRAEVGRWVDAGEARRRHLLQSLLQAEGMPVTGYEERFGTSPFADFPTELGRFEAFGWLDEGAPEGLLRLSPEGLAHSDGLGPELFSPSVRAAMAAYEPK, from the coding sequence ATGAGCGACGGCACCATCCCGCGTCCGTACCGGAGCTACGTCTACGCCTATCCGCACAAGACGGCGTACCGGCCGCTCCCCGACCCTGCGCCCTCCCTCGCCGCGCTCTGGCGGGACGAGCCGAAGGACGCGCTCTCCCTCTACGCGCACATCCCGTTCTGCGAGGTCCGCTGCGGCTTCTGCAACCTCTTCACCCGGATCGGCGCCCCCGACGAGCTGACCACGCGCTACCTCGACGCCCTGGACCGCCAGGCCACGACCGTCCGCGAGGCCCTCGGCGACGAGGCTCCGGTGCGGTTCGCGACGGCCGCGTTCGGCGGCGGCACGCCCACCTTCCTCACCGCCGGCGAGCTGGAGCGGCTCTGCGACATCGCCGAGAAGCGGATGGGGGTGGATCTGCGGGCGGTGCCGCTCTCCGTGGAGACCTCGCCCGCGACGGCGACCGCCGACCGCCTCGCCCTGCTCGCCGATCGGGGCGCGACCCGGCTCAGCATCGGGGTGCAGAGCTTCGTGGAGGCCGAGGCGCGGGCGGCCGTCCGTCCACAGCGCCGCGCCGACGTCGAATCGGCGCTCGGCCGGATCCGGGACACCGGCGTCCCGGTCCTCAACATCGACCTGATCTACGGCATCGACGGCCAGACCGAGGAGTCCTGGCGCTCCTCGCTCGACGCCGCCCTCGCCTGGCGCCCGGAGGAGCTGTACCTCTATCCGCTGTACGTCCGGCCGCTCACCGGTCTCGGCCGGATCTCCCCCGCCGCGGACCGGGAGTGGGACGAGCAGCGGCTGCGCCTCTACCGGGGCGGCCGGGACCACCTCCTCGCGCACGGCTACGAGCAGGTGTCGATGCGGATGTTCCGGCGGACGGACGCCGCACCGCTCGGCCCCGACGACTACGCCTGTCAGACGGACGGGATGATCGGCCTGGGCTGTGGGGCCCGCTCGTACACCTCGGCCCTCCACTACTCCTTCGACTACGCGGTCGACATGCGGGAGATACGCACGATCATCGACGCCTACACGGAGGCCGCGGACTTCTCACGGGCCGAGGTCGGCCGGTGGGTCGACGCCGGAGAGGCCCGGCGCCGCCATCTGCTCCAGTCGCTGCTCCAGGCGGAGGGCATGCCGGTCACCGGTTACGAGGAGCGGTTCGGCACCTCTCCGTTCGCGGACTTCCCGACGGAACTGGGCCGGTTCGAGGCGTTCGGCTGGCTGGACGAAGGGGCGCCGGAAGGGCTCCTACGGCTGTCGCCGGAGGGGCTCGCCCACTCGGACGGCCTCGGCCCCGAGCTCTTCTCCCCCTCGGTGCGGGCCGCGATGGCCGCGTACGAGCCGAAGTAG
- a CDS encoding STM4011 family radical SAM protein, with amino-acid sequence MDLTLLYRGPLSSCDFDCPYCPFAKRRDSGEQLRADRAALERFTGWAAAQTGDRLRILFTPWGEGLVRSWYRRALVELSRLPHVERVAIQTNLSCRTDWLAEADPESVALWCTYHPGQTPYERFLAKCGELTERGVRFSVGVVGLAEHAEHARRLRAELPPHVYLWVNAAEGHAYTDAEAAEWTGIDPLFPYSRHPHRSAGLPCRTGESVISVDGEGTVRRCHFVKAELGNLYDGSYRSALRPRACPLALCDCHIGYVHLETLPLYDVFAGGVLERIPAVVHAPAGPGTTGA; translated from the coding sequence ATGGACCTGACGCTCCTCTACCGCGGGCCGCTCTCCTCCTGCGATTTCGACTGTCCCTACTGTCCCTTCGCCAAGCGCCGGGACAGCGGGGAGCAGCTGCGCGCCGACCGGGCCGCGCTCGAACGGTTCACCGGGTGGGCCGCCGCGCAGACCGGGGACCGGCTGCGGATCCTCTTCACCCCGTGGGGCGAGGGGCTGGTCCGCTCCTGGTACCGGCGGGCGCTCGTCGAGCTGTCCCGCCTCCCGCACGTCGAGCGGGTCGCGATCCAGACCAATCTGAGCTGCCGCACCGACTGGCTGGCGGAAGCGGACCCGGAGAGCGTGGCGCTCTGGTGCACGTACCACCCCGGGCAGACGCCGTACGAGCGCTTCCTCGCCAAGTGCGGGGAGCTGACCGAGCGGGGCGTCCGCTTCAGTGTCGGCGTCGTCGGGCTTGCCGAGCACGCGGAGCACGCCCGGCGGCTGAGGGCCGAACTGCCGCCGCACGTCTACCTCTGGGTGAACGCGGCGGAGGGGCACGCGTACACCGACGCGGAGGCCGCGGAGTGGACGGGGATCGACCCGCTCTTCCCGTACAGCCGTCATCCGCACCGCTCGGCGGGGCTGCCCTGCCGGACCGGGGAGTCGGTGATCTCGGTGGACGGCGAGGGGACGGTGCGGCGCTGCCACTTCGTCAAGGCCGAGCTGGGGAACCTGTACGACGGCTCGTACCGCTCCGCCCTGCGCCCCCGCGCCTGCCCCCTCGCCCTCTGCGACTGCCACATCGGCTACGTCCATCTGGAGACGCTGCCGCTGTACGACGTGTTCGCCGGCGGGGTCCTGGAGCGGATCCCCGCCGTCGTACACGCGCCGGCCGGCCCCGGAACTACAGGGGCATGA
- a CDS encoding SGNH/GDSL hydrolase family protein → MADDSRSRDKNAFGSYAAIGDSFTEGVGDPGPDGTYVGWADRFAVLLADQLPEHDGFRYANLAVRGRLLDQIVAEQVPRAKELAPDLVTFCAGGNDIIRPGTDPDDVAERFERAVADLTSAVGTVMVTTGFDTRDVILLKHLRGKIATYNGHVRAIADRYGCPVLDLWSLKSVQDRRAWDDDRLHLSPEGHTRVALRAAQVLGMPVPADPDQEWPPVPPRGPLEVRRDDIHWAKEYLVPWIGRRLRGESSGDHVEAKRPDLMPL, encoded by the coding sequence GTGGCAGACGATTCGAGATCAAGAGACAAGAACGCATTCGGGTCGTACGCGGCGATCGGTGACAGCTTCACCGAGGGTGTCGGAGACCCCGGGCCCGACGGGACGTACGTCGGCTGGGCGGACCGCTTCGCGGTGCTGCTCGCCGACCAGCTGCCGGAGCACGACGGCTTCCGCTACGCCAACCTGGCCGTACGCGGACGCCTCCTCGACCAGATCGTGGCGGAACAGGTCCCCCGGGCGAAGGAACTCGCCCCCGACCTGGTGACCTTCTGCGCCGGCGGAAACGACATCATCCGCCCCGGCACGGACCCCGACGACGTCGCCGAGCGCTTCGAGCGCGCCGTCGCCGACCTGACCTCCGCCGTCGGCACCGTCATGGTGACCACCGGCTTCGACACCCGCGACGTGATCCTCCTCAAGCACCTGCGCGGCAAGATCGCCACCTACAACGGCCACGTCCGGGCCATCGCCGACCGCTACGGGTGCCCCGTGCTCGACCTGTGGTCGCTGAAGTCCGTCCAGGACCGGCGCGCCTGGGACGACGACCGGCTGCACCTCTCGCCCGAGGGCCACACCCGGGTCGCGCTGCGCGCTGCCCAGGTCCTCGGCATGCCGGTCCCCGCCGACCCCGACCAGGAATGGCCGCCGGTCCCCCCGCGCGGCCCGCTGGAGGTGCGGCGCGACGACATCCACTGGGCGAAGGAGTACCTCGTGCCGTGGATCGGGCGCCGACTGCGGGGCGAGAGCTCCGGCGACCACGTCGAGGCGAAGCGCCCCGACCTCATGCCCCTGTAG